One region of Ignavibacteriota bacterium genomic DNA includes:
- a CDS encoding PASTA domain-containing protein: MTTFRQFLSSRTATRIYVAGTGLLLLMLLADMFFLPWMVHWRGEIDVPNVVGMPLNEAWQTLEARGLQAVVTDTTASDKVKPGRIVFQNPTPRNIVREGRNVYLTVSGGVAQIAVPNLRGRSLRDAKITLEQLDLTVGLVSTMPSDLPAETVVAQSVPAGRRVSKAHRIDITVSGGPEMVQIDVPNVVGLSLDEAQKRLTESGLRVGAISSKASRTLVPNTVVGQSPQPGDKVDSGSPIDLIVSH, translated from the coding sequence ATGACAACTTTCCGACAGTTCCTCAGTTCCCGCACAGCAACACGCATCTATGTGGCGGGGACCGGACTGCTGCTGCTCATGCTGCTGGCCGACATGTTTTTCCTCCCCTGGATGGTGCACTGGCGCGGCGAGATCGACGTGCCGAATGTTGTGGGCATGCCGCTGAACGAAGCGTGGCAGACGCTCGAAGCGCGCGGACTGCAGGCCGTGGTCACCGACACGACCGCGAGCGACAAGGTGAAGCCCGGCCGCATCGTATTCCAGAACCCGACCCCGCGCAACATCGTGCGCGAAGGGCGCAATGTGTATCTCACCGTGAGCGGCGGCGTGGCGCAGATCGCCGTCCCGAATCTTCGCGGCCGTTCCTTGCGTGATGCCAAGATCACACTCGAGCAGCTCGATCTCACAGTCGGCCTCGTCTCAACCATGCCCTCGGATCTGCCCGCCGAAACGGTCGTTGCGCAGTCCGTGCCCGCGGGTCGCCGCGTCTCCAAGGCGCATCGTATCGATATCACCGTCAGCGGTGGACCCGAGATGGTGCAGATCGACGTGCCCAATGTGGTGGGACTCAGTCTCGATGAAGCGCAGAAACGACTCACCGAGTCGGGGCTTCGAGTCGGGGCCATCTCCTCGAAGGCAAGCCGCACGCTTGTGCCCAACACAGTAGTCGGGCAATCGCCGCAACCGGGCGACAAGGTCGATTCCGGCAGTCCCATCGATCTCATCGTGTCACACTGA